In one Apostichopus japonicus isolate 1M-3 chromosome 18, ASM3797524v1, whole genome shotgun sequence genomic region, the following are encoded:
- the LOC139958910 gene encoding heparin sulfate O-sulfotransferase-like isoform X1, with amino-acid sequence MAPVSTGTTSKKSEVKVFSLVTLGLILILAIIFVNNTLQIQEETKATRGYIRNLHFLPPHLRKQVVEVINRDSTEESTHEWGQPVQGTNFVIYYNAIPKTGCRSIARAAAFLSATQAMDTRFKLTILPEDILFNEGLIRQYVRQVDPPAIIGGHAIFVPFSAPQAYSSSIPVKYVNVLRDPLDRLISHYYFEQNGDSVHQASFFTVGTKMSLDDCLHDEVCKNKSYDKILKRTINQLCGARPHCGTLSRRAMLTAKRNVNHYTVIGLTEQLNTTVLLLERMFPSMMTGLHSHFRKTEVASLKKFKTLDKLAPSPATLEILRRDLAFEYEVYDDVKRKFDQLKAEMGL; translated from the exons ATGGCGCCTGTTTCCACGGGGACGACATCGAAAAAATCAGAAGTGAAAGTATTTAGTTTGGTCACGCTAGGACTGATTTTAATTTTGGCCATCATCTTCGTTAATAACACTCTCCAAATCCAGGAAGAGACAAAAGCAACACGCGGATATATCAGAAACCTACATTTTCTACCACCTCATCTCAGAAAGCAAG TTGTCGAAGTTATTAATCGGGATAGCACGGAAGAAAGTACCCACGAATGGGGGCAACCGGTCCAAGGAACG AACTTCGTGATTTATTATAATGCGATCCCTAAGACTGGTTGTCGGAGCATTGCCAGAGCGGCCGCCTTCCTGAGTGCTACCCAAGCAATGGATACGAGATTCAAATTAACTATTCTACCG GAAGATATCCTATTTAACGAGGGACTTATTCGACAGTATGTAAGACAAGTAGACCCACCGGCGATTATAGGAGGCCACGCTATATTCGTTCCTTTCTCAGC TCCCCAAGCGTATAGCAGCAGCATTCCAGTGAAGTACGTGAATGTTCTACGAGATCCTTTGGACAGATTAATTTCACATTACTATTTTGAACAGAACGGTGATTCTGTACATCAAGCCAGTTTCTTCACAGTCGGAACAAAAATG AGTCTCGACGACTGTTTACACGATGAAGTGTGCAAGAATAAAAGTTACGACAAGATATTAAAAAGAACGATTAATCAATTGTGTGGAGCCAGACCGCATTGTGG CACATTGTCGCGACGGGCCATGCTAACAGCGAAGAGAAACGTAAATCACTATACAGTAATAGGGTTAACGGAGCAACTAAATACCACAGTGCTACTTCTGGAGAGAATGTTTCCAAGTATGATGACGGGGTTACACTCTCACTTCAGAAAAACTGAAGTAG CTTCTTTGAAGAAATTTAAGACATTGGATAAACTTGCGCCTTCTCCAGCGACACTTGAAATTCTTCGACGGGATCTAGCATTTGAGTATGAAGTCTACGATGATGTGAAGAGGAAATTTGATCAACTGAAGGCAGAGATGGGATTATAA
- the LOC139958910 gene encoding heparan sulfate 2-O-sulfotransferase 1-like isoform X2, which translates to MAPVSTGTTSKKSEVKVFSLVTLGLILILAIIFVNNTLQIQEETKATRGYIRNLHFLPPHLRKQVVEVINRDSTEESTHEWGQPVQGTNFVIYYNAIPKTGCRSIARAAAFLSATQAMDTRFKLTILPEDILFNEGLIRQYVRQVDPPAIIGGHAIFVPFSAPQAYSSSIPVKYVNVLRDPLDRLISHYYFEQNGDSVHQASFFTVGTKMSLDDCLHDEVCKNKSYDKILKRTINQLCGARPHSHCRDGPC; encoded by the exons ATGGCGCCTGTTTCCACGGGGACGACATCGAAAAAATCAGAAGTGAAAGTATTTAGTTTGGTCACGCTAGGACTGATTTTAATTTTGGCCATCATCTTCGTTAATAACACTCTCCAAATCCAGGAAGAGACAAAAGCAACACGCGGATATATCAGAAACCTACATTTTCTACCACCTCATCTCAGAAAGCAAG TTGTCGAAGTTATTAATCGGGATAGCACGGAAGAAAGTACCCACGAATGGGGGCAACCGGTCCAAGGAACG AACTTCGTGATTTATTATAATGCGATCCCTAAGACTGGTTGTCGGAGCATTGCCAGAGCGGCCGCCTTCCTGAGTGCTACCCAAGCAATGGATACGAGATTCAAATTAACTATTCTACCG GAAGATATCCTATTTAACGAGGGACTTATTCGACAGTATGTAAGACAAGTAGACCCACCGGCGATTATAGGAGGCCACGCTATATTCGTTCCTTTCTCAGC TCCCCAAGCGTATAGCAGCAGCATTCCAGTGAAGTACGTGAATGTTCTACGAGATCCTTTGGACAGATTAATTTCACATTACTATTTTGAACAGAACGGTGATTCTGTACATCAAGCCAGTTTCTTCACAGTCGGAACAAAAATG AGTCTCGACGACTGTTTACACGATGAAGTGTGCAAGAATAAAAGTTACGACAAGATATTAAAAAGAACGATTAATCAATTGTGTGGAGCCAGACCGCATT CACATTGTCGCGACGGGCCATGCTAA